One Pogoniulus pusillus isolate bPogPus1 chromosome 32, bPogPus1.pri, whole genome shotgun sequence genomic window carries:
- the XCR1 gene encoding chemokine XC receptor 1: MDADRYPLDLDQNYSYEYSANETSNACELGDYLVFYSHLATVLYTLAFLLSLLGNTLVLWILLRYESLTSLTNVFLLNLCVSDLVFSCMLPFLAVDQSFGWVFGEFLCKAVNALFSIGYYSGVFFLTFMTILRYLSVVNPLSTLRSQTRCRALLLSLAVWTGSILIVVPEVIQTTVQESLEGSNTCDYAEWKWKKVDSYQRNVLFLLSFGVIVFCYIKILLILLKARSRRKHRTVKLILIIVVAFFLSWAPYNILSFLITFPAPNCQYQKDSSLAFDISRKIAFSHCCLNPVLYMFVGVKFKRHLLRLRSQCLPCGHGQVSSPRVSSQGKFHHEAASIY, encoded by the coding sequence ATGGATGCCGACCGCTACCCCCTCGACTTGGACCAGAACTACTCCTACGAGTACTCTGCAAATGAGACCAGCAATGCCTGCGAGTTGGGAGACTACCTGGTGTTCTACAGCCACCTCGCCACGGTGCTCTACACGCTGGCcttcctgctcagcctgctgggCAACACGCTGGTGCTGTGGATCCTGCTCAGGTACGAGAGCCTCACCTCTTTAACCAACGTCTTCCTCCTGAACCTCTgtgtctctgacctggtcttcTCCTGCATGCTGCCCTTCCTGGCAGTGGACCAGTCCTTTGGATGGGTGTTCGGCGAGTTCCTCTGCAAGGCAGTGAATGCTCTTTTCTCCATCGGCTACTACAGTGGCGTCTTCTTCCTGACGTTCATGACCATCCTGCGCTACTTGTCGGTGGTGAACCCTCTCTCCACTTTGAGATCCCAGACGCGGTGCCGTGCCCTTCTGCTCAGCTTGGCTGTTTGGACTGGTAGCATCTTAATCGTGGTGCCCGAGGTGATTCAAACCACGGTGCAAGAGAGCTTGGAAGGGTCTAACACCTGTGATTATGCTGAGTGGAAATGGAAGAAGGTGGACAGTTACCAGAGGAACGttctcttcctgctctcctttGGGGTCATTGTCTTCTGCTACATCAAGATCCTGCTCATCCTGCTCAAAGCCAGGTCTCGCAGAAAGCACAGAACTGTGAAGCTCATCCTCATTATTGTGGTGGCTTTTTTCCTGAGCTGGGCACCCTACAACATCCTCAGCTTTCTGATTACCTTCCCAGCCCCTAACTGCCAGTATCAGAAAGACTCCAGCCTCGCCTTTGACATCAGCCGCAAGATTGCTTtctcacactgctgcctcaaccCTGTGCTCTACATGTTCGTGGGGGTCAAGTTCAAGAGGCATTTGCTGCGCTTACGCAGTCAGTGTTtgccctgtggccatggccaaGTCTCCAGCCCCAGGGTCTCCTCTCAAGGTAAATTCCACCACGAAGCTGCATCCATCTACTGA